The sequence GCAAAATGGTCGCCATACCGCTCCGTTGCATGCATGTTCATGTGGGCACTTGTTGACACCTGAGTCATTActgcactcacgactgcctCATTTATCACttacattcgtgatttgttaGACGATGCAAGAcagatcgtgaatgcagcGTCTGAGATCTTACAGTAGACTTGCGAATCATAATTACTCTTTCGCACGGCTATTTCTGTTCCGTCACGTGTGGAAGCAAGGAAGGATTGAATTTGAGAGACTATTATAATAttattcatgattcgaAGTGGCAGCAGGCGAGTGTGATCGTATTGGCTGATTCCGAAACCTTGAGGCAAGCCGTGTGACAGAAACGGTCGCTTGGTCCACTGTccgattcgcgatttctCATCACAATCTCGAAATGATACTCCGCGTTTGATCGCAAGGCCATCTTCACCCCCTTCTGGTACCTATCCTTCCTCGCCTCCTAAGCGACACCTCTCACGCTGAACGTCAGAGGAGCACAAGATGGTTCATCTCGTTGGAACTAGCGCTGCAAAGGCGGCTTCGTCGGCCTTGCGATTCGAGGCTCGATCCTCGCTTCTTCGTGGATCTCAGGTCGTTCAGGCTCGCAACGTCCATGATCTCACTATCAATCGAAAGACGGGAAAGCCCATCATCAAGTCTGGTCCTTACGGCGGTGGACGGTGAGTATTCCGTCCAGTGCTGCTCTGGCTAACAAGCCGGATtgcgcaagctcagcaCATGCAGTTGCTAGTGTCGCTTCTTCATGACGCTTCACTGCACCAGGTCAGCTGAATCTCTCTTACGGCACATGTCGATACTGATTTGCTGCGCTCTATAATTTACTGCTTCTTCTGCCACAGATCCTCGGTTTCGGGACACGTTGTTACCGTGTTTGGTTGCACCGGCTTTCTTGGACGATACGTTGTGAACCGTCTGGCGCAAAAGGGCTCGCAGGTCATCGTTCCGTACCGAGATGAGGACGAAAAGCGACACTTGAAGGTGATGGGAGACCTTGGACAGGTTGTGCCCATGGAGTGGGACCTGAGGCacgacgagcagatcgaggagTGCGTGCGACACTCGGATGTAGTGTACAACTTGACTGGGCGACACTACGAGACCAAGAACTTTACCTTCAACGACGTCCATGTCACCGGTGCTCAGCGCATTGCTCAGATTGCCGAAGCTTCCGGCGTTGGCCGCTTCATCCACGTCTCGCACCTGAACGCTGATGCCAACTCGCCATCGGCTTTCTTGCGGTCCAAGGCGGAAGGTGAGGCTGTGGTAAAGCGCGCTTTCGAAGGCGCCACCATCGTTCGCCCCGGTACCATGTGGGGTCATGAGGACCGATTCCTGAACCAGATGGCTGTGTATCCTTACGCCTGGCGCGTCAACCAGGGCCAAACCAAGATGCGCCCCGTGCACTCTCTCGATGTGGCGCACGCTCTCGAAaagatgctcgaggctGACGTTACTTCGATGGGTGCCACCTTCTCGCTTGCCGGTCCCAAGGAATACACTATCGGTCAGAtcctgcagctcgtcgagtcGCTCACTTACACCTCATTGGTCAAGCCCGGTCTGAACACGCCCAAATTTGTCATGAAGCTTGCCGCCAAGGTGGCCGATCTTGCCTGGTGGCCCATGATCTCGCCCGACGAGGTGGTCCGACGATACATTGACGATCTTCCGGATGCTCCCGGCACCAAGAGCTGGGCCGATCTCGCCATCTCCCCCGACACACTCGAAGAGACCGCTGCACCATACCTCAGGAGATACCGACCCACGACAAGGTTCGAGCAGCCTCTCGAGACTGGTGGCGCGCGTCTCAAGAAGTCCAAGTATCACGTGCTCGACTAGACTGGATTCTTTAAGCTTGTTTGAACGTTGATCATGTTGCAacgcaatcacaaatcatcGACCGCTTTCGATACGATCCTCGGCTGGCTCAGTCTGTGTTTCGACTGAGGTGGTGATAAGCGAGAATGGCGCAAAATCAAACTTGGCTGTACGCCGCCATTTGGAAGAAGGCTCTGAGCCATACAAACATGTCCGTTTTTTACAGTATTGACCTCTGCTTCGCTCGTCCTGTTCAGGCGGCACGGCAGCTCCCAAGCGTTTGCAGGGCGGGAAGCTGTTCAAACGCAATGTGCGAAGCCTTATTGACTGGAAGGAATGCACATTTAGCAATTGAAGACGTCGAGGGCAATCAGACCGGAAAAGTCACTGAGAGTCAGATTTAAAAGCGGTCGTTGAGATTGGTCGAACCAGCGGTTGGATTGGGAAAAAATATCCGAGTGGGGTCAGAATGATAGTTGGACCAGAGCGCGTACTCCTATTCGGCAACTTTTCTCGGGAGCAAGATGAAGATCAAGGACCAGCACAGAATCCGACTTTCCTGTCGACATTTCTTCTTTGCGAGTATCCCTTGACTCATCCTTGCATTCAAATAACCAAGGCTCGATCCCTGAATGGCACCTAAGACACACACATATGATATTTCTATCCACACATGGACACCACGCGACCTTAGTGAAAAGGTCAAAACGATCAGCGATTGGACTCGGCGCCTTTTTTTCGGAGCTTTTCTTCCAAATGATTTCGATCCGACGTCCAATATTTCCAAGTCTGCGCAGCGAGGTCGGTGACTTCTGGCGACTGAGTCGGATATCCCCACCTTTCAGGCAGCTTCTACAGTATGTCATTGCGCCTTGCTCACTGTACGACATCCATGCAGCGCAACTGAAACTAGAAAGGACCCGAGATGTTTGTTACACACGCCGACTTTCAACG comes from Mycosarcoma maydis chromosome 1, whole genome shotgun sequence and encodes:
- a CDS encoding putative NADH2 dehydrogenase (ubiquinone) 40K chain, coding for MVHLVGTSAAKAASSALRFEARSSLLRGSQVVQARNVHDLTINRKTGKPIIKSGPYGGGRSSVSGHVVTVFGCTGFLGRYVVNRLAQKGSQVIVPYRDEDEKRHLKVMGDLGQVVPMEWDLRHDEQIEECVRHSDVVYNLTGRHYETKNFTFNDVHVTGAQRIAQIAEASGVGRFIHVSHLNADANSPSAFLRSKAEGEAVVKRAFEGATIVRPGTMWGHEDRFLNQMAVYPYAWRVNQGQTKMRPVHSLDVAHALEKMLEADVTSMGATFSLAGPKEYTIGQILQLVESLTYTSLVKPGLNTPKFVMKLAAKVADLAWWPMISPDEVVRRYIDDLPDAPGTKSWADLAISPDTLEETAAPYLRRYRPTTRFEQPLETGGARLKKSKYHVLD